A segment of the Streptomyces sp. L2 genome:
TCGAGGAGCTCGTCAGACAGGACGCCGGAGAGGCCGGCCGGACGTTCGTGGACGCCGCCGCCGACTTCATGAAGCAGTACGAGTCGGTGTTCGCCGAGGAGTTCGGCGAGGCACGCGGCGCGGGCGAAGGCGGCCGCTGATCCCTTGAGCGACCTCAGTATCGACCTCGCCTGGCTGCTCATGCTCGC
Coding sequences within it:
- a CDS encoding toxin-antitoxin system HicB family antitoxin, translating into MAKTQLNVRVDEDTARAARERALARGMSVNRYIEELVRQDAGEAGRTFVDAAADFMKQYESVFAEEFGEARGAGEGGR